One Micromonospora eburnea genomic region harbors:
- the clpS gene encoding ATP-dependent Clp protease adapter ClpS, with protein MAAPQVAPVETPDTDEVPVSDRPWVTIVWDDPVNLMTYVTWVFQKLFGYSRERAEQLMLDVHHKGKAVVSSGARERMEHDASQLHAYGLWATVDRS; from the coding sequence ATGGCGGCTCCGCAGGTTGCGCCGGTCGAGACGCCGGACACCGATGAGGTGCCGGTTTCCGACCGGCCGTGGGTGACGATTGTCTGGGACGATCCGGTCAACCTCATGACCTACGTCACCTGGGTTTTCCAGAAGCTCTTCGGATACAGCCGGGAGAGGGCCGAGCAGCTCATGCTGGACGTGCACCACAAGGGCAAGGCGGTGGTCTCCAGCGGGGCCCGCGAGCGGATGGAGCACGACGCGTCGCAGCTGCACGCGTACGGGCTCTGGGCGACGGTGGACCGGTCGTGA
- a CDS encoding Mov34/MPN/PAD-1 family protein has product MLSIDRSIIDAIVAHARRDHPDEACGVVAGPAGSDTPTRHIPMENSARSMTFYEFDSMEQLRVWREMDDRDEEPVVIYHSHTATEAYPSRTDISFAGEPGAHYLLVSTREPDTEEIRSFRIVDGVVTEEPVRIVDAAVDPHAVQSYMFGQSPATVDYECSGS; this is encoded by the coding sequence GTGCTGAGCATCGACCGGTCGATCATCGACGCGATCGTGGCCCACGCGCGCCGGGACCACCCGGACGAGGCGTGCGGCGTGGTCGCCGGTCCCGCCGGCAGCGACACCCCGACCCGGCACATTCCGATGGAGAACTCCGCCCGCTCCATGACGTTCTACGAGTTCGACTCGATGGAGCAGTTGCGGGTGTGGCGGGAGATGGACGACCGCGACGAGGAGCCGGTCGTCATCTACCACTCGCACACCGCGACGGAGGCCTATCCGTCCCGCACGGACATCTCCTTCGCCGGTGAGCCGGGAGCGCACTACCTGCTCGTCTCGACCCGTGAGCCCGACACGGAGGAGATCCGCTCCTTCCGCATCGTCGACGGCGTGGTCACCGAGGAGCCGGTCCGGATCGTGGATGCCGCCGTGGACCCGCACGCCGTCCAGTCCTACATGTTCGGGCAGAGCCCGGCGACGGTCGATTACGAGTGTTCCGGCAGCTGA
- a CDS encoding DUF2017 domain-containing protein: protein MFRRYGDRYVAALGVDEVRVLRKVASEVVGLLTDGFDHGDPVVGRLFPEVYPEDAASTAEFRRYTEGDLKTAKIDQAGAILAALPDGEVGGEVRLDAEAAEAWLRALNDARLAMGVRLEIKDGTDVGEELDEAVAVDPTSSRVFQLSVYAYLGYLQESLLNALID from the coding sequence ATGTTCCGCCGCTACGGTGACCGTTACGTGGCCGCCCTGGGTGTGGACGAGGTGCGCGTGCTGCGCAAGGTCGCCTCGGAGGTGGTCGGCCTGCTCACCGACGGCTTCGACCACGGCGATCCGGTGGTCGGCCGGCTCTTTCCCGAGGTCTACCCGGAGGACGCGGCGAGCACCGCCGAGTTCCGTCGCTACACGGAGGGGGATCTCAAGACCGCCAAGATCGATCAGGCCGGCGCGATCCTCGCCGCGCTGCCCGACGGGGAGGTCGGCGGCGAGGTGCGCCTGGACGCCGAGGCGGCCGAGGCGTGGCTGCGCGCGCTCAACGACGCCCGGCTGGCGATGGGGGTCCGGCTGGAGATCAAGGACGGCACCGACGTGGGGGAGGAACTCGACGAAGCGGTGGCCGTGGATCCGACCTCGTCAAGGGTGTTCCAACTGTCGGTATACGCGTACCTGGGATATTTGCAGGAATCCCTGCTCAACGCCCTGATCGACTGA
- a CDS encoding MoaD/ThiS family protein: MAIEVRIPTILRSYTGGAKAVEGAGDTLGDLLVDLDSRHAGLKGRLVTDTGALHRFVNVYVNDEDVRFLGALDAKLNDGDSVTILPAVAGGAFGFAAAAAIARHPVAARTR; encoded by the coding sequence ATGGCCATCGAGGTCCGTATCCCCACCATCCTGCGTAGCTACACCGGCGGTGCCAAGGCCGTCGAGGGTGCCGGCGACACGCTGGGCGACCTGCTCGTCGACCTGGACTCCCGGCACGCCGGCCTGAAGGGTCGGCTGGTCACCGACACCGGCGCGCTGCACCGGTTCGTCAACGTCTACGTCAACGACGAGGACGTCCGCTTCCTGGGCGCGCTCGACGCCAAGCTCAACGACGGCGACAGCGTCACCATCCTGCCGGCCGTGGCCGGTGGCGCGTTCGGCTTCGCCGCGGCGGCGGCGATCGCCCGGCATCCCGTCGCAGCGCGCACCCGCTGA